The Pontibacter sp. SGAir0037 DNA segment GTGAAAGCTGAATTACAACTGAAGCGTGAGATGCACAAAATATTCTTCTATAGTTTCCCTAATCACCAATTCATGTTTGTTGTCGTATAAAAGGCTCAAGCGCTGCTTCACATTCTCCAACCCCACGCCAGATTTACCTTCCTCAGGGTCTAGGGCGGGTTTGGGATGCTTGCTGTTGTACACATTAAAATATAATTTGGTATCTTCCATGTGCAGGCTCACCTTAATCCAGGACTTCTGCTTTAAACTGATGCCGTGCTTGAACGCATTCTCCACAAAAGGAATCAACAACATGGGCGCAATGAACCGCTCAGAAAGCACGTTTTCAATGTTGGTGTGAATAGAAATCTCAGGTGAATAAGAAGTGCGAAGCGACTGCAAGGCAATGTAATTCCGCATGTAGTCAATCTCCCTGGAGAGCAGGATTTTATGCTGGTGATTTTCATGCAGCATGAACCGCATTATATCGCCTAGCATCTGAATTCCCTGCGCGGTGCGCTCGCTGTTTTCCTGCAAGGCGGTGCCGTAGAGCGTGTTAAGCGTGTTGAACAGAAAGTGCGGGTTGATCTGTGACCGCAGGAAATCAAGTTTGGCATTGGAACGTCCCAGCTCTTTCTGCAGAACCTGCACCTCTTCATTGCCCTGTATGTGGCGTTTGTACAACATCCAGCACAGCGGCACCGTCACAAACAGCTGAAACAAGGCATTGCCCGCGGCAAACCCAAGGGCATCTTCCTCAGAGTCACTCACCACTATCATGAAAATGGTCAATGGGAAAAATGATACCGCCAACCAGACAAAGCTCTTGCCCACGTAAGAAATAAACGGTCTTTTCTTGCCAAGTGAATTTGGCAGCAATCGGTAAAAGGAGAAGCTGTAAAACAGAATCCCAAACGGGCCAATCAGGCCCCAAGTCAAGATTAACTCCCCGTCTGCATCTATAATAACCAGCAGGAACATAGACACCATCCAGGCAATAATGGCCGTGAGCGTGTCTCTGGTGAGCACTTTGTACCTGTTCTGGAGGGTTTCTGAGTTAGCGAGAATATAGAGGCTGGCAAACTTCACAAACACATACAGCCCCAACATAAGCAGCAGCGCGAAGGCCCGGCTGAAACTGTTCTGGAAAATAAGGTAATAGCCATCTTCTTCCAATTCAAATCGGGAGAGCACGTAGCGTTGCAGGTAGGTATTGGTAATACCCAGCACCACCCCGGTTGCCAAAAAGGTCAGCACCACCCAAAAGATGTTCAGAACTAAGTTCTCTTTCTCTATGAGCCGGGGAATCACCTTGAAATTGAGGAAAAGAAAGGTCAGGTACAGCACCACGTATTGCACTATCTCCGGGAAGATGAAGTTGCGATAATAGTCAAACGGCACGCCTTCTTTCTTGAAAAGATGTACGTTGCTGTTAGCGTTGCCGGTATTCAGGTAAAACAGGGAAAAAACAAAGATGACCGTGGCCGCCCAGAACTCTACTTTTTGCAGGAATGAAGGTCTTGTAAATAATTCTTTCATCAGGAATAGATTTTAAACAATGATAAGGGAAAGCAAAAAGGGAAAATAAAAAATGTGATCAATACCCTAGAAAATGTGATGAATTGCCACGAGAAAGGACTTCTGGGCTTTAAACCCAAGTGTATTTGGCTGAAGTACTGAATGAAACCCTAGATGCTGGACACAATAAATTTGAAGAGAAAACGAATAGATGAGTATATGCAGGGCTTGGGGCCATTAGCATACTTAGTAAGGATCTAATTACTTTAAATAATGTGCTGACAAGCTTTAATTCATGCGGCGAACTAGGTCTTTCCGGTATTATGATATTGTCCCTCAAATAGATCCTGTTACGCTCAACGCTTTCAATTTTACTAATAGGGATTATATTAAGACTGGTGAAGCCTGATAAATTCTGCAGTAGGGAGCCTGTAAAGCAGCCGGCCCATTGATGATAGAGTCAGCACCTTTTTGTCCGGTAACTGGATAACCAGATAATCCTTAAGGCCTTCAATGCCATCGGTTATATCAAAATCAATTGCCAAACTTTCCTGGAAACGGAGACGCTGAAGGTCAATAAAATTAAGCAGGTATTCTACCTCCTCAAAGGGTGTACGGACACCGGCAATTAAAGTAAGTGCATTTTTACTTTTACTTGCCAGAATGCCTAGTAGGGCGGAAATCTGGTATCCATGTTCAGACTCTTGGGATATCGGTGTCCGAATAGTGCCCGAAGGGCAAGAAAAAAGCCCCTCAGAATGAACTGAGAGGCTTTGAAGTAGACCAAAGGATCGAATTATCAAACTTTATCCATAAAGATTTTAGTTATTTGGCAGCATTTCTAGAAGCTTAGAGAAACTTCTAGAAATGCTGCCATTTTTTTCTTGCAGTAGATCTTGAAGATTAAGCGCTTTGACTATTCTAAAGCGGCGAAATGTTCTACCCTACTGGCGATTTGAAAATAGTTGTATATTGAGAAACAGTAGGAAGTACGGAACCTCGGGGTATGGCACCATACTTCCTCCTGAAGAAACAATATCTGTATACCATGGACAACCCTTTACTAATAGGTTTAACCTGCGGCGGCGCGTTCCTGCTTGCCTTTCTGCTGTTCAACCATCCTGTTGGTAGTAACACCGTTGCTAACAAATGGCTCGCCTTTTTCGTTGCTACCTTTGCATGTGCTATGCTCGAGATTTTCCTCTTCAACCTGAGCCTTCATATACAGTACCCAGTATCTTTTGCTTTCATTGAAGTTGTTCGGCTCTTTTCTGCCCCTATTCTATACCTAAGCATACTCTTCTTCACCACACCCTCCAAAAGGTTCAAGCCAAGGGACCTTTGGCACTTTACGCCTTTTGCAGTTTTGTTTTTGTTCCAGCTGATTAATATTGGGAAAGAAGAGAATTTTCAGTTTGAAAATGAGTTGATCCAAAGTCTTTTCCTGCAGGCTCTTCTGCTCATCCTTCCTCTGCAGACTCTAGTTTACCTTTTCCTCTCTTTCAGAAGATTAGGGCAACACCAGCGTAATATTGAAAAGGTAACCTCCGCCACCGAGGCAGTTGATCTTTCTTGGATGAAAAATTTTCTCCTAGCCTTGGTGGCCGTGGTACTGGTTTGGTTTAACTTGGCATTCTTCAACATCACGGTACTGTACAGGTATACTCCCTTATTATATCTAGTAGGACTCTACTGCCTGGCCTACTTCTCCCTTCGCCAAAAGGAGATTTTCGCTTTTGCTCCAGCGCAGCTTGCTGAGTTGGAGCCTATCATTGGGTTAAATAGTTCCGACAAGAACCAGAAGCAGCAAAGGCTCTCCGAAAGTATGGTGAGCTCGCTTAAAGTGAAGCTAGAACAGGTGATGATATATGACAAGGCTTTCCTTGAAAACGAACTTAGTTTGCCTATGTTAGCCCAACAGGTAGGAGTGTCTGCACATGAACTCTCCTATCTGATAAACGAGGCGTACGGGGAAAACTTCTACGCCTTCGTAAATAGGCACAGGGTGGCGGAGGCAAAACGCCTGCTGTCTTCCGCGCAGCTAGAGCAGCTTAACATGCTTGGGATAGCCTTTAAGTCAGGCTTCAACTCAAAAACCACTTTCAATACAGCTTTCAAAAAACAGACGGGGCAGTCTCCAACAGAATTTGTAAAACAGTCGCGCGAACAGCAACAGGCACGAAACGCCTGAAATATGTTCTTTTGGATACATCCGAACGCAAAGATGGAAAGCGTTCAGCATCTTCAGGTCAAAATATTTCTCATTGAAAAGACTAAATATGACGACCTGCAGAAAATCTATTCTCCTATTCTTTTACCTGATTAACTGCCTCTACATCCCGAGCGCCTTCTGCCAGGAAGCGCCAATGCCTAAGACCTTGAACGAGTTAAAGTCTCTGCTGGAAGGAGAAATGAAAAGGCAGCATGTGGCAGGAATGGCGCTGACACTAGTTACCCGTGATTCCGTTCTCTATGCAGGTGGCCTGGGCTATGCTGATGTAGAAAATAAAGTATTCGCAACAGAGCAGCATCTTTTTAGACAAGCATCCATCACCAAGGTGTTCACCGCTCTCGGTGTTTTAAACCTTGTGGAAGAAGGCAAACTACAGCTTAATTCCCGCCTTAAGGACCTTGCCCCTGAGATCCCCTTTAGAAACAAGTGGGAGGAAACTCACCCCATATCCATTGCGCAACTCATGGAGCATAGCACAGGTTTTAGCGACAAATCTCCTATGGTAGAATCCAACTTTGAGCGGAAACAAATGAGCAGTCTGGAAACTCTTAAAGTGTTCCAAAATCAAATGGAGGCCAAATGGAAGCCAGGAAATAGGCACTCCTATTCCGCCGTTAACTACGCCATACTCGTTTATGTAATTGAGAAGATCACTGGTAAATCTTTTCAGGAATACATGCAGGAGAAGGTATTCTCTCCTTTGTCTATGCCTCGTGCTAACGTAAGTCTGGCGGTTGATCCGTCAGATACCTACAGCAAAGGCTACAACTGGGATGGCAACCGTTTTCAGGTGGTCCCGCACCATCCGCAGTATAATCCCGGCTACGGCTCCCTCAATGCCAGTGCTACGGATTTTGCCCGTGCGCTACAAGCCTATCTGCACGATTGGAAAACACCTAAAGGACAGTTCCTGTCAGAGCAGTTACTGAACGATTCACAAACGCCTCACACTTACCTCTCTGCCAGAAATGGGCTTCAGAACACCTATGCCTACGGAAACGAGAGCAGGGAAGTAAACGGAACGGTTTTCAGAGGACATGCTGGATCTATAGCGGGCTACCTTTCAAACTTCCTGTATAATCGGGAGTTGGGACTCGGCTTTGCCTTCAGCATAAACACCTTCAACCCAGATTTTCACCGCAATGCAACAGACTTGATAGCTAAGTTCCTGACACAGGGCCTTGACAAGCCAGTGGCTCAAGTCACCTATCCATTACAGCTGTCTGCTGTTAACCCCTTCCTTGGATACTATCGTCTTAAAAGCAGTCCCGATCTATACTTGGGTTACTTCCAGAGCCTGCAGAATACGTTCAAGCTGGAGAAGGACCAGGCTGCGTTGAAGGTGAATTTTCTTCTTGGCGGCTCCGTGACCTGGAAAGCTGCAGACAGCAGCCGCTTACTATTTACCAATGAATGGGCTAAGGACCCAAGGATCATGTTCCTAATTGATGAGAAGAACCAGCCGGTGATTGTGGAGGACTCCATGTACTACGAAAAGATTAGTGCATTTGAGGCATGGGCTCCGATTGCTTTGCTTCTCCTAAGCCTGCTCATCATGGTTAGCTCTTTTGTATTTGCCCTAGTTTCAACCTTAATACTATTTCTAAGGGGGAATAAAGAGCTAAGCGCATACCTTCTTAGATTTTCATCAGCTTTGGCCACACTTGCCCTACTGCTGAGCCTTTGGACTATTCCCCAATTTATAGATAATATCACTAAAGGAGTGCCTATTAACGAGCTATCGCTTTTATGGACGCTTGGCAGATACCTCTTCATTTTCTTTTCCATCGTCACCCTTGTTCTGCTGGTGTTGCGCTGGAGGACCTTGAAGAGCAGACTGCTGAGGGGGTATATGACTGTGGTGACTTTAAGTGGCTGCTACTTGTTTGCTGTTTTAATAATTAGCAACTGGTACTAATCAGAGTAGTTAAAGGATAATAAATGTCTTCTACTTGGAGAGCTTAACTCTAAAAATAAGAAGTCCTAATGAGTTTAAATTTAACCAAAGAGGAATTGCATTGTTTTTGTCGAACCAAAAAAGCTGCTCCATTTAACGTGGAGCAGTTTTTTTGCTGTAGTAGACCATAGGAGTGAATCATCGAACCTTATCCACAGAGATCTTCTCCTGTTAAGTGAATTTTGCAAGTGAATGGGAGGGCCGGTTAGTAGGCTGTTCTAGCCTTATATTACAATAACGGTCTCTGCGCTTCACAATGCTTTATCTTTTCTCCATATACTGTTGCCAGTTGACGATCAGCACCTTCTCCTCATCGAGCAGCAGGTAGCCATAGTCGTAGCAGAAGTGGTAAGTGCTACCGCTCTTGGTGCGGTAGAGGTGGGTGAAGTGGCGAAAGTCAAAGCCTGCCTGAAGCAGTACCTCGCGCCGCAGCGTAGTCTTACCCTCAGGGCTCACCCGGTGCAGGATGTGGCGATTCTTGCGCAGTGTGAGGTTGATCTGCCGCATGAGCTGCTCTCCCTCATCTTCCAGCTTACGCTGGTTGCCGGCCCTTGCCCGGCACTGGTCGGAGCAGAACTTCTTGTCTGCCCGGCCGCTTAAGCTTCCCCCGCAGTGCCCGCATGCTTTTGTTGTTGTTCCCATGGCTTTAACTGATTATATGCGATTCTATCCGGATCATCCGTTTAGTTACGGACCTATACGCGTATTTTACGGCAAGTGGTTTGGAAGCGGGTATATTTGGACTAATAATCATATTCCTATGCACCATTTATCCGCCTCTGCGCCTGTTTTATTTCTCAACTCCCTGGAGCACGAGGGAAAGCAGTTTATCCGCATCTGGCACAAGCACCATCCTGCCATCAGCAAGCGGCTGAAGGAGAGCGCCTTTGTGAAGTTCAGTAAGACCTATAAGTGCTACGTGACGCACAAAACGCCGCAGGCAATCGAGCAGCTGCATCAGAGCTTCCAGGGGCTGGCACTGGTAGATACTCGCTACCTGAACCGGCCCAAGCGGCTGCGTCCGGCATTTGGAGCCGTGGTAAGGGGGAGGGGCGAGCAGTCGGAACCCCTGCAGAAGCAGCCCGAGTTGCCGGTGGTGCGTCTGCAGCCCCTACTCTGCGGAGACAGGGAGCTGATTCAGGTGTCCTTTCAATACAGCGAAGTTATTTACAGGAGATTGCAGGTCGGGAGAAGCTGCGAGTGGCTGGCGGAGGCGAAGTGCTTCGCGCTGGGTACACGGGCAGCGGAAATGCACAAACTGCTGGACGAGCTGCAGGGCTTGGCCGTGGTATGGCTGTGCAGCACGCTGAAGGTGAGTGACATGTCAGTGATGCGCAGGCTATGGGAACAGACATACTGGAAGGGTGCCGGTTACATCACCTGCCCTATGCCCTACCTGGAGAAGCTGCAACTGCTCAACTACTCCATGAGCACCATCCGCACGTACCACTCCCTTTTGCTGCGCTTCTTTAATGGTCACCGCGTACAGGGCCTGGACGTGATCAATGCCTTTGCCTCGGAGGAGATAAACCAGTACCACCGGCAGATGGTGCAGTGCGGCTCCTACTCCTATTCCTTTGTGAACCAGAGCATCAATGCAATCAAGTTCTACTTCCAGCGGGTGCTCGGGCGCCACACCCTGGACCTGAGCCAGGTGGAGCGTCCCGAGAAGCCGGACAGGCTGCCCACGGTCCTCAGCAAGCAGGAAGTGCAGAAGATCCTCTCGTCCACCGACAACCTGAAGCACCGCTGCCTGCTGCAGCTGCTCTATGCGGGCGGCCTACGGATCGGGGAGATAATCAATTTGAAAGTTACCGATGTGCAGTCTGGCAGGAATCTGCTGCTGATCCGTGGCGGTAAGGGCAAGAAGGACCGCACCACGCTGCTCTCCAGGAAGCTGCTGGAGAGCCTGAGGGCGTACTACAAGGCATACAGGCCGAAGCTTTGGCTGTTTGAGGGGCAGACGGGCGGGCAGTACTCAGTGGAGAGTACCAGGAACGTGTTCCGGGCTGCGCTGAAAAAGTCAGGGGTTCAGGTAAAGGCCACCCCGCACACGCTGCGCCATTCTTTTGCCACACACTTGCTTGAGCAGGGTACCAACCTGCGTTACATCCAGTCCTTACTAGGTCACAGAAGCAGCAAGACCACCGAGGTCTACACCCACATCACCAGCCACGGCATGGAAAGTATTGTGAGTCCGCTTGACAATCTTTAAATTCTACCTATATTAGCTAAAGAATATACTATGGATGCAGCAAGAGGAGTGAAGAGCCAAAAAGAGAACCCTTTTATTGAGGCTTTGCCACTTACGCACATAATGCAGATAACCGTCATAATGACGTCTATACTATAGTTGGGCAAAAGATGTAAGTATAGAATAAAATTTTTAAAGAGAAATTTATGAAGCAGGCAATACTCCTATTGTTAACCCTTGCTATATTCTCCTGCTCTAATAAGGAAGTAAAAGTTGAAAAGGAATCAGTTTCCTTAACAACTACTCAAATGGAAGCTGAAGAAGTACCTCCTGTAGAAATTAAAAAGTAAGTGCATAAATAGACTCTCCAATTAACGGTCTGAAGTTGGAGACATTTAACACAATCCCAGATGAATTTATTGGTTGCGGCTGTACTCTCTACTTATCTGAACAAGATAAGAAAACAGGAATTTACATTTATAGAGATGCTGGCGATATAGCTATGATAAGGCTCAATGGTGAAGTGCAAAAATTAGACTATAAGGGAGAGAGTAATGGCTCTACTATTTATGCTAATGACTCATTAGAAATTAGAATGAAAAATACAGAGACTGTTGAGAGCGCAGAAATGGAAGAAACATCAGATGTGAAAGGAGTGCTCACTATTATCAAAGGCAAGTATAAACTTGAACAAAAATTTGTCGGCTACTGCGGCTGCTAAAATGTAATATAGCTGAAGCACTAAATAATCCATTGCCCAATCGAGTAGCCCGCCGTGAGCAAAATTACTCACGGTGAGGCTCTCAGTCGAGTAGCGCAAGGGAACCTCCCCCTTACGCCCTCACAGAACCGTGCGTAAGACTCTCGCCTTACACGGCTCCTATTATCCAACCTTCACGGCCTTACTCCCAGCTGCCAGTGCGCAAACAGGTTCGGAATGGCCTTAGCCACCTTCCCCAGCCAATCGCTTGCTCTGATTTTATGGCCCTGCAGTTTCTTATACTTCTGCCTGGCCCAGCTCTTGAGTACAAGGTTCAAATATCTCAATACCTCATAGAGTTCCGATTTGTAGAAGTGTCCGTAGTAGTTAATCCAGCCTTTCAGAACTGGGTT contains these protein-coding regions:
- a CDS encoding sensor histidine kinase, with product MKELFTRPSFLQKVEFWAATVIFVFSLFYLNTGNANSNVHLFKKEGVPFDYYRNFIFPEIVQYVVLYLTFLFLNFKVIPRLIEKENLVLNIFWVVLTFLATGVVLGITNTYLQRYVLSRFELEEDGYYLIFQNSFSRAFALLLMLGLYVFVKFASLYILANSETLQNRYKVLTRDTLTAIIAWMVSMFLLVIIDADGELILTWGLIGPFGILFYSFSFYRLLPNSLGKKRPFISYVGKSFVWLAVSFFPLTIFMIVVSDSEEDALGFAAGNALFQLFVTVPLCWMLYKRHIQGNEEVQVLQKELGRSNAKLDFLRSQINPHFLFNTLNTLYGTALQENSERTAQGIQMLGDIMRFMLHENHQHKILLSREIDYMRNYIALQSLRTSYSPEISIHTNIENVLSERFIAPMLLIPFVENAFKHGISLKQKSWIKVSLHMEDTKLYFNVYNSKHPKPALDPEEGKSGVGLENVKQRLSLLYDNKHELVIRETIEEYFVHLTLQL
- a CDS encoding LytTR family transcriptional regulator; this translates as MIIRSFGLLQSLSVHSEGLFSCPSGTIRTPISQESEHGYQISALLGILASKSKNALTLIAGVRTPFEEVEYLLNFIDLQRLRFQESLAIDFDITDGIEGLKDYLVIQLPDKKVLTLSSMGRLLYRLPTAEFIRLHQS
- a CDS encoding AraC family transcriptional regulator is translated as MAPYFLLKKQYLYTMDNPLLIGLTCGGAFLLAFLLFNHPVGSNTVANKWLAFFVATFACAMLEIFLFNLSLHIQYPVSFAFIEVVRLFSAPILYLSILFFTTPSKRFKPRDLWHFTPFAVLFLFQLINIGKEENFQFENELIQSLFLQALLLILPLQTLVYLFLSFRRLGQHQRNIEKVTSATEAVDLSWMKNFLLALVAVVLVWFNLAFFNITVLYRYTPLLYLVGLYCLAYFSLRQKEIFAFAPAQLAELEPIIGLNSSDKNQKQQRLSESMVSSLKVKLEQVMIYDKAFLENELSLPMLAQQVGVSAHELSYLINEAYGENFYAFVNRHRVAEAKRLLSSAQLEQLNMLGIAFKSGFNSKTTFNTAFKKQTGQSPTEFVKQSREQQQARNA
- a CDS encoding serine hydrolase produces the protein MTTCRKSILLFFYLINCLYIPSAFCQEAPMPKTLNELKSLLEGEMKRQHVAGMALTLVTRDSVLYAGGLGYADVENKVFATEQHLFRQASITKVFTALGVLNLVEEGKLQLNSRLKDLAPEIPFRNKWEETHPISIAQLMEHSTGFSDKSPMVESNFERKQMSSLETLKVFQNQMEAKWKPGNRHSYSAVNYAILVYVIEKITGKSFQEYMQEKVFSPLSMPRANVSLAVDPSDTYSKGYNWDGNRFQVVPHHPQYNPGYGSLNASATDFARALQAYLHDWKTPKGQFLSEQLLNDSQTPHTYLSARNGLQNTYAYGNESREVNGTVFRGHAGSIAGYLSNFLYNRELGLGFAFSINTFNPDFHRNATDLIAKFLTQGLDKPVAQVTYPLQLSAVNPFLGYYRLKSSPDLYLGYFQSLQNTFKLEKDQAALKVNFLLGGSVTWKAADSSRLLFTNEWAKDPRIMFLIDEKNQPVIVEDSMYYEKISAFEAWAPIALLLLSLLIMVSSFVFALVSTLILFLRGNKELSAYLLRFSSALATLALLLSLWTIPQFIDNITKGVPINELSLLWTLGRYLFIFFSIVTLVLLVLRWRTLKSRLLRGYMTVVTLSGCYLFAVLIISNWY
- a CDS encoding tyrosine-type recombinase/integrase — protein: MHHLSASAPVLFLNSLEHEGKQFIRIWHKHHPAISKRLKESAFVKFSKTYKCYVTHKTPQAIEQLHQSFQGLALVDTRYLNRPKRLRPAFGAVVRGRGEQSEPLQKQPELPVVRLQPLLCGDRELIQVSFQYSEVIYRRLQVGRSCEWLAEAKCFALGTRAAEMHKLLDELQGLAVVWLCSTLKVSDMSVMRRLWEQTYWKGAGYITCPMPYLEKLQLLNYSMSTIRTYHSLLLRFFNGHRVQGLDVINAFASEEINQYHRQMVQCGSYSYSFVNQSINAIKFYFQRVLGRHTLDLSQVERPEKPDRLPTVLSKQEVQKILSSTDNLKHRCLLQLLYAGGLRIGEIINLKVTDVQSGRNLLLIRGGKGKKDRTTLLSRKLLESLRAYYKAYRPKLWLFEGQTGGQYSVESTRNVFRAALKKSGVQVKATPHTLRHSFATHLLEQGTNLRYIQSLLGHRSSKTTEVYTHITSHGMESIVSPLDNL